One stretch of Streptococcus australis DNA includes these proteins:
- a CDS encoding glucosaminidase domain-containing protein has product MKKILLASTVVLSMAGFAKTSVYAEESQVTKKTQTTDVVKKKEEATPKKEVPQVEPKKEPVVKEENSSKDNSSKKEKNEDVIKEGWKKEQGNWRFYENNQSVVNWKKIGGVWYYFDKEGVMLSRTIYNDYLFQGSGAMAENDWVKISDKWYYATASGKISRNKWEKIEGVWYYFDKEGVMLSRTIYNDYLFQGSGAMAENDWVKISDKWYYATASGKISRNKWEKIEGVWYYFDKEGVMLSRTIYNDYLFQGSGAMAENDWVKISDKWYYATASGKISRNKWERIKGTWYYFNSDGVMASSQWKSDYYLKNSGAMAEKEWIFDKSYNSWFYLKSGGGYASREWIGSYYLKSGGYMAKNEWIFDKDYDAWYYLKDDGRYVTGTFTIKGKEYSFQNNGKWISEAKYYKVKPITAYVYSASGERLSYVSQGTIVSLGDAQSKKDSQIPVNVSGLSGFMNKSDLVAIDKDSEFVPHYTSDGKYFYHELSPYVSLRVAPHSSAMTIGKKYYSTDGIHFDGFTIENPFLFRNLTKPSNYSAAELDKIYSLMNIRDSRLAGKGAVFKEAEERYGVNALYLMAHSALESAWGRSKIAKDKNNFFGIAAYDSSPYTSAKKFDDVDKGILGAAKWIRENYIDRGRDHLGNKATGMNVLYASDPYWGEKIASIMMTINSKLGGKD; this is encoded by the coding sequence ATGAAGAAGATACTACTTGCAAGTACTGTCGTTCTTTCTATGGCAGGATTTGCAAAGACATCAGTATATGCTGAAGAATCTCAGGTTACGAAAAAAACTCAGACCACAGATGTAGTCAAGAAAAAAGAAGAAGCTACTCCGAAAAAGGAAGTTCCCCAAGTGGAGCCCAAGAAAGAGCCGGTTGTAAAAGAGGAAAATTCTTCTAAAGATAACTCATCCAAAAAGGAAAAAAACGAGGACGTTATCAAGGAAGGTTGGAAAAAAGAGCAAGGAAACTGGCGTTTTTATGAAAATAACCAGTCTGTCGTAAACTGGAAAAAAATTGGTGGTGTCTGGTATTACTTTGATAAAGAAGGTGTCATGCTTAGTCGCACCATCTATAATGACTATCTCTTCCAAGGTAGTGGTGCTATGGCAGAAAACGATTGGGTGAAAATATCTGACAAGTGGTACTATGCTACAGCTTCGGGAAAAATTTCCCGCAACAAATGGGAAAAGATTGAAGGTGTCTGGTATTACTTTGATAAAGAAGGTGTCATGCTTAGTCGCACCATCTATAATGACTATCTCTTCCAAGGTAGTGGTGCGATGGCAGAAAACGATTGGGTAAAAATATCTGACAAGTGGTACTATGCCACAGCTTCAGGAAAGATTTCTCGCAACAAATGGGAAAAGATTGAAGGTGTCTGGTATTACTTTGATAAGGAAGGTGTCATGCTTAGTCGCACCATCTATAATGACTATCTCTTCCAAGGTAGTGGTGCCATGGCAGAAAACGATTGGGTGAAAATATCTGACAAGTGGTACTATGCTACAGCTTCGGGAAAAATTTCCCGCAACAAATGGGAAAGAATCAAAGGAACATGGTACTATTTCAATAGCGATGGTGTGATGGCAAGTAGCCAGTGGAAAAGTGACTACTATCTGAAAAATAGTGGTGCTATGGCGGAAAAAGAGTGGATTTTTGATAAATCCTACAATAGCTGGTTCTACTTGAAATCAGGTGGGGGCTACGCTTCTCGTGAATGGATTGGTTCATACTACCTTAAATCCGGTGGCTATATGGCCAAAAATGAATGGATTTTTGACAAAGATTACGATGCTTGGTACTATCTAAAAGATGATGGTCGATATGTAACAGGTACTTTTACGATCAAAGGTAAAGAGTATTCCTTCCAGAATAATGGGAAGTGGATCTCAGAGGCAAAATATTACAAAGTGAAACCAATTACTGCTTATGTCTATAGCGCTTCTGGTGAAAGATTGAGTTATGTATCGCAAGGAACCATAGTTTCACTTGGGGATGCCCAATCTAAAAAAGATAGTCAAATACCAGTTAATGTTTCGGGATTGTCAGGATTTATGAATAAAAGTGACCTAGTCGCTATTGATAAAGACAGTGAATTTGTCCCTCATTATACAAGCGATGGTAAGTATTTTTACCATGAGTTGTCACCTTATGTGAGTCTTCGTGTTGCGCCACATAGCTCAGCTATGACCATTGGTAAGAAATATTATTCAACTGATGGGATTCATTTTGATGGCTTCACCATTGAAAATCCTTTCCTCTTTAGAAATTTGACTAAACCAAGTAATTACAGTGCAGCTGAATTGGATAAAATTTATTCTTTGATGAATATTCGGGATAGTCGCCTCGCTGGTAAGGGAGCTGTTTTTAAGGAAGCTGAGGAACGATATGGTGTGAATGCTCTTTACTTAATGGCCCATAGTGCACTTGAGAGTGCTTGGGGACGGAGCAAGATTGCCAAGGATAAGAATAACTTCTTTGGAATTGCAGCTTATGATTCGAGCCCGTATACCTCAGCCAAGAAATTTGATGATGTGGATAAGGGGATCCTCGGCGCGGCTAAGTGGATTCGTGAGAATTACATTGACCGTGGAAGAGACCACTTGGGGAACAAGGCGACAGGAATGAATGTTCTCTATGCTTCTGATCCATATTGGGGTGAAAAAATAGCTAGCATCATGATGACCATCAATAGCAAACTTGGTGGGAAAGACTAA
- a CDS encoding dihydroorotate dehydrogenase, with protein sequence MALFSAQEQLYYKEKVMTTNRLQVSLPGLDLKNPIIPASGCFGFGQEYAKYYDLDLLGSIMIKATTLEPRFGNPTPRVAETPAGMLNAIGLQNPGLEAVLSEKLPWLEREYPTLPIIANVAGFSKQEYAAVSQGISKAANVKAIELNISCPNVDHGNHGLLIGQDPDLAYEVVKAAVEASDVPVYVKLTPSVTDIVTVAKAAEDAGASGLTMINTLVGMRFDLKTRRPILANGTGGMSGPAVFPVALKLIRQVAQTTDLPIIGMGGVDSAEAALEMYLAGASAIGVGTANFTNPYACPEIIENLPKVMDKYGISSLEELRREVKASLR encoded by the coding sequence ATGGCCCTGTTTTCCGCACAGGAACAGTTGTATTATAAGGAGAAAGTCATGACTACAAATCGTTTACAAGTCTCTCTACCGGGCTTGGACTTGAAAAATCCTATCATACCAGCATCAGGCTGTTTTGGTTTTGGTCAGGAGTATGCCAAGTACTATGATTTAGACCTTTTAGGCTCCATTATGATCAAGGCGACGACACTTGAACCCCGTTTTGGCAATCCAACTCCCAGGGTAGCAGAGACACCTGCTGGTATGCTCAATGCAATCGGCTTGCAAAATCCGGGTTTAGAAGCTGTTTTATCTGAAAAGTTGCCTTGGCTAGAAAGAGAGTATCCTACGCTTCCCATCATCGCCAATGTAGCAGGATTTTCAAAACAAGAGTATGCAGCCGTTTCTCAAGGAATTTCCAAGGCGGCTAATGTAAAAGCTATCGAGCTCAATATCTCCTGTCCGAATGTGGATCACGGCAATCATGGACTTTTGATTGGGCAAGATCCTGATTTGGCCTACGAAGTGGTAAAAGCGGCTGTGGAAGCCTCTGATGTGCCAGTTTATGTCAAGCTAACCCCTAGTGTGACGGATATCGTCACCGTCGCAAAGGCAGCAGAGGATGCGGGAGCAAGTGGCTTGACTATGATTAATACTCTAGTCGGTATGCGCTTTGACCTCAAAACTAGAAGACCAATCTTGGCCAATGGAACGGGTGGGATGTCAGGTCCAGCAGTTTTTCCGGTAGCCCTCAAACTCATTCGCCAAGTCGCTCAAACAACAGACCTCCCCATCATTGGAATGGGGGGAGTGGATTCGGCTGAAGCAGCGCTTGAAATGTATCTGGCTGGGGCCTCTGCGATTGGAGTTGGAACAGCAAACTTTACTAACCCTTATGCTTGCCCTGAAATCATCGAAAATCTGCCAAAAGTCATGGACAAATATGGCATTAGCAGTTTAGAAGAACTTCGTCGAGAAGTCAAAGCCAGTCTGAGATAA
- a CDS encoding dihydroorotate dehydrogenase electron transfer subunit codes for MNPTCKKRLGAIRLETMKVVAQEEIASAIFELVLEGEMVEAMRAGQFLHLRVPDDAHLLRRPISISSIDKIKKQCRLIYRIEGAGTAIFSTLSQGDTLDVMGPQGNGFDLSDLDDKSQVLLVGGGIGVPPLLEVAKELHARGVKVVTVLGFANKDAVILETELAQYGQVFVTTDDGSYGIKGNVSVVINNLDSHFDAVYSCGAPGMMKYINQTFYDHPRAYLSLESRMACGMGACYACVLKVPESETVSQRVCEDGPVFRTGTVVL; via the coding sequence ATGAATCCTACATGTAAGAAGCGTTTGGGTGCCATTCGTTTGGAAACTATGAAGGTGGTTGCACAGGAGGAAATTGCGTCAGCAATTTTTGAATTAGTCCTAGAAGGAGAAATGGTTGAAGCGATGCGAGCAGGCCAATTTCTACATCTGCGCGTGCCTGATGATGCCCATCTCTTGCGTCGTCCTATTTCAATCTCATCTATTGACAAGATTAAGAAGCAGTGTCGCCTTATTTATCGGATTGAAGGTGCTGGGACAGCTATTTTTTCAACATTAAGTCAGGGTGATACACTTGATGTGATGGGGCCTCAGGGGAACGGTTTTGACTTGTCTGATCTGGACGACAAGAGTCAAGTTCTCCTCGTTGGTGGGGGGATTGGAGTTCCACCCTTGCTTGAGGTAGCTAAGGAATTGCATGCGCGTGGGGTGAAAGTAGTGACAGTCCTCGGTTTTGCCAACAAGGATGCTGTTATTCTCGAAACCGAATTGGCCCAATATGGTCAGGTTTTTGTTACGACAGATGATGGTTCGTATGGTATTAAGGGAAATGTATCTGTTGTCATCAATAATTTAGATAGTCATTTTGATGCTGTTTACTCATGTGGGGCACCTGGAATGATGAAGTACATCAATCAAACCTTTTATGACCACCCAAGAGCCTACCTATCTCTAGAATCTCGTATGGCTTGCGGGATGGGGGCCTGCTATGCCTGCGTTCTAAAAGTGCCAGAAAGTGAGACAGTCAGCCAACGCGTCTGTGAAGATGGCCCTGTTTTCCGCACAGGAACAGTTGTATTATAA
- the gloA gene encoding lactoylglutathione lyase has product MASKMLHTCLRVENLEKSIAFYQDAFGFKELRRKDFPDYAFTIVYLGLEGDDYELELTYNYDHGPYVVGDGFAHIALSTPDLEALHQEHSAKGYEVTEPKGLPGTPPNYYFVKDPDGYKVEVIREK; this is encoded by the coding sequence ATGGCTTCAAAAATGCTACACACTTGCTTGCGAGTAGAAAACCTTGAAAAATCAATCGCATTTTATCAAGACGCTTTTGGTTTTAAAGAATTACGTCGCAAGGATTTTCCAGATTATGCCTTCACCATTGTCTATCTAGGACTTGAGGGTGATGACTACGAGTTGGAATTGACCTATAACTATGACCACGGTCCTTATGTGGTAGGTGATGGCTTTGCCCATATCGCCCTCAGTACACCTGACCTTGAGGCACTTCATCAAGAACATAGCGCGAAAGGCTATGAGGTTACAGAGCCAAAAGGCCTACCAGGAACCCCACCAAACTATTACTTTGTCAAGGATCCTGATGGCTACAAGGTCGAAGTCATTCGTGAAAAATAA
- the rplT gene encoding 50S ribosomal protein L20 has translation MARVKGGVVSRKRRKRILKLAKGYYGAKHILFRTAKEQVMNSYYYAYRDRRQKKRDFRKLWITRINAAARLNGLSYSQLMHGLKLAEIEVNRKMLADLAVNDAAAFTALADAAKAKLGK, from the coding sequence ATGGCACGTGTTAAAGGTGGCGTTGTATCACGCAAACGTCGTAAACGTATTCTTAAATTAGCAAAAGGTTACTATGGAGCTAAACACATCTTGTTCCGTACTGCAAAAGAACAAGTAATGAACTCTTACTACTATGCATACCGTGACCGTCGTCAAAAGAAACGTGACTTCCGCAAATTGTGGATCACTCGTATCAATGCGGCAGCTCGTTTGAACGGACTTTCATACTCACAATTGATGCATGGTTTGAAATTGGCTGAAATCGAAGTTAACCGTAAAATGCTTGCTGACTTGGCTGTTAACGATGCAGCAGCTTTCACAGCTCTTGCAGATGCAGCTAAAGCAAAACTTGGTAAATAA
- the rpmI gene encoding 50S ribosomal protein L35, translated as MPKQKTHRASAKRFKRTGSGGLKRFRAYTSHRFHGKTKKQRRHLRKASMVHSGDFKRIKAMLTRLK; from the coding sequence ATGCCAAAACAAAAAACACACCGCGCATCAGCTAAACGTTTCAAACGTACAGGTTCTGGTGGACTTAAACGTTTCCGTGCTTACACTTCTCACCGTTTCCACGGAAAAACTAAGAAACAACGTCGTCATCTTCGTAAAGCATCTATGGTGCATTCAGGAGATTTCAAACGTATCAAAGCAATGCTTACTCGCTTGAAATAA
- the infC gene encoding translation initiation factor IF-3, with the protein MKTIAKQDLFINDEIRVREVRLIGLEGEQLGIKPLSEAQALADSANVDLVLIQPQAKPPVAKIMDYGKFKFEYQKKQKEQRKKQSVVTVKEVRLSPTIDKGDFDTKLRNARKFLEKGNKVKVSIRFKGRMITHKEIGAKVLAEFAEATQDIAIIEQRAKMDGRQMFMQLAPATDKK; encoded by the coding sequence GTGAAAACCATAGCAAAGCAAGACTTATTCATCAATGATGAAATTCGTGTACGTGAAGTTCGCTTGATCGGTCTTGAGGGAGAACAGCTAGGCATCAAGCCACTCAGCGAAGCGCAAGCATTGGCTGATAGTGCAAATGTTGACTTAGTATTGATTCAACCCCAAGCAAAACCGCCTGTTGCTAAAATTATGGACTACGGTAAGTTCAAATTTGAGTATCAGAAAAAGCAAAAAGAACAACGTAAAAAACAAAGTGTTGTTACTGTGAAAGAAGTTCGTCTGAGTCCAACTATTGACAAGGGAGACTTTGACACAAAACTTCGCAATGCACGTAAATTCCTTGAAAAAGGAAATAAAGTTAAGGTATCTATTCGCTTTAAGGGTCGTATGATTACCCATAAAGAGATTGGTGCAAAAGTTTTAGCCGAGTTTGCTGAAGCAACACAAGATATTGCGATCATAGAACAACGAGCTAAGATGGATGGACGCCAAATGTTCATGCAGTTGGCGCCAGCAACTGACAAAAAATAA
- a CDS encoding ATP-binding cassette domain-containing protein: MITLTHVTLKTRQVILQDVDFTFEKGRIYGLLAINGSGKTTLFRAMSKLLPLSSGNIAVPPSLFYYESIEWLDGNLSGMDYLRLIKNIWKSDLNLGDEIAYWEMSDYINLPIRKYSLGMKQRLVIAMYFLSQAKCWLMDEVTNGLDEYYRQKFFDRLAQIDRREQLVLLSSHYKEELVGICDSIVTIRQGQIEEVPL; encoded by the coding sequence ATGATAACTCTTACTCATGTTACCTTAAAAACACGACAAGTCATCTTACAAGATGTTGATTTCACATTTGAAAAGGGCAGGATTTATGGCCTTCTTGCTATCAATGGCTCGGGAAAGACGACCCTGTTCCGAGCCATGAGCAAGCTACTTCCCCTTAGTAGTGGAAATATCGCAGTCCCTCCTTCTTTATTTTATTATGAGAGTATTGAATGGCTGGATGGAAACTTAAGTGGGATGGACTACCTTCGTCTCATAAAAAATATCTGGAAGTCAGACCTAAACTTGGGGGACGAAATCGCCTATTGGGAAATGTCTGACTATATCAACCTTCCTATTCGTAAGTATTCCTTAGGGATGAAGCAACGCTTGGTGATTGCTATGTATTTCCTCAGTCAGGCGAAATGCTGGCTCATGGATGAGGTAACAAATGGTTTAGACGAGTATTATCGACAGAAGTTTTTTGATAGATTGGCACAAATCGATAGACGAGAGCAGCTGGTTCTTTTAAGTTCCCACTACAAAGAGGAGTTAGTGGGGATTTGCGATAGCATCGTAACCATTCGTCAGGGGCAGATAGAAGAGGTTCCGTTATGA
- a CDS encoding DNA internalization-related competence protein ComEC/Rec2 has protein sequence MLQWIKTLPIPLIYLGFLLLWLYYAILGASYLSLLGFVFLLVCLFFQFPWKSAGKVLAICGVFGFCFLFQNWQQTQASQNLVDSVERVRILPDTIKVNGDSLSFRGKAEGRTFQVYYKLQSEEEREHFQALTDLHEIELEGKLSEPEGQRNFGGFDYQSYLKTQGIYQTLTIKSIQSMKKISSWDIGENLSSLRRKAVVWIKMHFPDPMRNYMTGLLFGHLDTDFEEMNELYSSLGIIHLFALSGMQVGFFMESFKKLLLRLGLTQEKLKWLIYPFSLIYAGLTGFSASVIRSLLQKLLAQHGVKSLDNFALTVLVLFIIMPNFFLTAGGVLSCAYAFILTMTSKEGEGLKAVARESLVISLGILPILSFYFAEFQPWSILLTFVFSFLFDLVFLPLLSILFILSFVYPVTQLNLVFEWLESIIRLVSQMASRPLVFGQPNAWLLILLLASLALVYDFRKNIKRVAGFSLFIVGLFFITKHPLENEITMLDVGQGESIFLRDMTGKTILIDVGGKAESDKKIQAWQQKSTTSNAQRTLIPYLKSRGVDKIDQLILTNTDKEHVGDLLEVTKAFHVGEILVSKGSLTQKEFVAELEATQTKVRSVTAGENFPIFGSYLEVLSPGKIGDGNRDDSLLLYGKLMDKYFLFTGNLKEKGEKDLLKQYPTLEVDVLKVGQHGAKTSSNPAFLEKLKPEITLISVGKNNRAKLPHQETLTRLESIKSKVYRTDQNGATRFKGWKSWRIESVR, from the coding sequence ATGTTACAGTGGATTAAGACTCTTCCTATCCCCTTAATCTATCTGGGCTTTTTGTTACTTTGGCTTTACTATGCCATTTTAGGAGCGTCCTATCTCTCACTGCTAGGTTTTGTTTTTTTGCTTGTCTGTCTCTTTTTCCAATTTCCTTGGAAATCGGCTGGTAAAGTTCTAGCGATTTGTGGAGTTTTTGGGTTTTGTTTTTTGTTTCAAAACTGGCAACAGACACAAGCTAGTCAAAACCTAGTGGATTCTGTTGAGAGGGTACGGATTTTGCCTGACACTATTAAGGTCAATGGAGATAGTCTGTCCTTTCGGGGCAAGGCTGAGGGTCGCACCTTCCAAGTTTACTATAAACTCCAGTCTGAGGAGGAGAGAGAGCACTTTCAGGCCTTAACAGATCTTCATGAGATTGAACTAGAAGGAAAACTTTCCGAGCCAGAAGGTCAGAGAAATTTTGGTGGATTTGACTATCAATCCTATCTGAAGACTCAAGGAATTTACCAAACTTTGACTATCAAGAGTATCCAGTCAATGAAAAAGATTAGCAGTTGGGATATAGGAGAAAATCTGTCCAGTTTACGTCGAAAGGCTGTAGTTTGGATTAAGATGCACTTTCCAGATCCTATGCGCAACTATATGACAGGTCTTCTTTTCGGACATCTAGATACTGATTTTGAGGAGATGAATGAGCTCTATTCCAGTCTTGGAATTATCCATCTCTTTGCCTTGTCAGGTATGCAGGTTGGATTTTTTATGGAATCCTTTAAGAAGCTCCTCTTGCGATTGGGCTTGACTCAAGAAAAGTTGAAGTGGCTGATCTACCCTTTTTCCCTTATCTATGCAGGGCTGACAGGATTTTCAGCTTCGGTCATTCGTAGTCTCTTACAAAAATTACTAGCCCAACATGGTGTTAAGAGCTTGGACAATTTTGCCTTGACTGTTCTTGTCCTCTTTATCATCATGCCCAACTTTTTCCTAACAGCAGGAGGTGTCTTGTCCTGTGCCTATGCTTTTATCTTGACCATGACAAGCAAAGAAGGGGAGGGGCTCAAGGCTGTTGCCAGAGAAAGTCTAGTCATTTCCTTGGGAATATTGCCCATTCTATCCTTCTATTTTGCAGAATTTCAGCCTTGGTCTATCCTTTTGACCTTTGTCTTTTCCTTCTTGTTTGACTTGGTTTTCTTACCGCTTTTGTCTATCTTATTCATTCTGTCTTTTGTTTACCCAGTCACTCAGCTTAACCTTGTCTTTGAATGGCTGGAGAGCATCATTCGCTTGGTTTCGCAGATGGCAAGTAGGCCCTTGGTCTTTGGACAACCAAACGCATGGCTTTTGATTCTCCTCTTAGCTTCATTGGCCTTGGTCTATGATTTTAGGAAAAACATCAAAAGAGTAGCAGGGTTCAGCCTCTTTATCGTGGGACTCTTTTTCATAACCAAACACCCGCTGGAAAATGAAATCACCATGCTGGATGTTGGGCAGGGAGAAAGCATTTTTCTACGGGATATGACTGGTAAAACTATCTTGATAGATGTAGGAGGTAAGGCAGAATCCGACAAAAAAATCCAAGCTTGGCAGCAAAAGTCTACAACCAGCAATGCCCAGAGGACCTTGATTCCCTATCTTAAAAGTCGAGGAGTAGATAAGATTGATCAGCTGATTTTGACCAATACAGACAAGGAGCATGTTGGAGATTTGCTGGAGGTGACCAAGGCTTTCCATGTAGGGGAGATTTTAGTATCAAAAGGAAGTTTGACACAGAAAGAATTTGTGGCAGAATTAGAAGCGACTCAAACCAAGGTACGCAGTGTGACAGCAGGGGAGAATTTTCCGATTTTTGGCAGTTACTTAGAAGTCCTATCTCCAGGGAAGATTGGAGATGGGAATCGTGATGATTCTCTCCTTCTTTATGGAAAACTCATGGATAAGTACTTTCTCTTTACTGGAAACTTGAAGGAGAAGGGAGAAAAGGATCTTCTAAAGCAATACCCTACCTTAGAGGTGGATGTCTTAAAAGTCGGTCAACATGGTGCTAAAACCTCATCAAATCCAGCTTTTCTAGAAAAACTCAAACCAGAGATTACTCTCATTTCAGTGGGTAAGAACAATCGTGCAAAACTCCCCCATCAGGAAACCTTGACACGACTGGAAAGTATCAAGAGTAAGGTTTACCGAACTGACCAGAACGGAGCTACTCGCTTTAAAGGTTGGAAAAGTTGGCGAATTGAAAGCGTTCGATAG
- a CDS encoding helix-hairpin-helix domain-containing protein has product MEAIIEKIKDYKIIVICAGLGLLVGGFFLLKPTSQTPVKETNLQAEVAAVSKDSSAEKEVKKEEKEEPLEQDHITVDVKGAVKSPGIYDLPVGSRIHDAVQKAGGLTEQADSKSLNLAQKVSDEALVYVPTKGEEVASQQTASGTTSSTSKEKKVNLNKASLEELKQVKGLGGKRAQDIIDHREANGKFKSVDELKKVSGIGVKTIEKLKDYVTVD; this is encoded by the coding sequence ATGGAAGCAATTATCGAGAAAATCAAAGATTATAAAATTATTGTCATTTGTGCTGGTTTGGGTTTGCTTGTAGGTGGATTTTTCCTACTAAAACCAACGTCACAAACACCTGTCAAGGAAACGAATTTGCAGGCTGAAGTTGCAGCCGTTTCAAAGGATTCATCGGCTGAAAAAGAAGTGAAGAAGGAAGAAAAAGAAGAGCCTCTGGAACAAGATCATATCACAGTGGATGTAAAAGGTGCTGTCAAATCGCCAGGGATTTATGATTTGCCAGTAGGGAGTCGGATTCATGATGCCGTTCAGAAGGCTGGTGGCTTGACAGAGCAAGCAGATAGCAAGTCGCTCAATTTAGCCCAGAAAGTTAGTGACGAGGCTCTGGTTTACGTCCCGACAAAGGGGGAAGAAGTAGCTAGTCAGCAGACCGCCTCTGGAACGACTTCTTCGACAAGTAAAGAAAAGAAGGTCAATCTCAACAAGGCCAGCCTAGAAGAACTCAAACAGGTCAAAGGACTTGGAGGGAAACGAGCTCAGGACATTATCGACCATCGTGAGGCAAATGGCAAATTCAAGTCGGTAGACGAACTCAAGAAGGTCTCTGGTATTGGTGTAAAGACCATAGAAAAGTTAAAAGACTATGTTACAGTGGATTAA
- a CDS encoding GNAT family N-acetyltransferase, whose product MESIFLKLAQYPIVETERLLLRPVTLDDAEAMFAYASDKDNTRYTFPTNQSLEETKNNIAQFYLANPLGRWGIELKSNGQFIGTIDLHKIDPVIKKAAIGYIINQKYWNQGLTTEANRAVIELAFEKIGMNKLTALYDKDNPASGKVMEKSGMHFSHAEPYACMDQHEEGQIVTRVHYVLTKEDYFANK is encoded by the coding sequence ATGGAATCAATCTTTTTAAAACTAGCCCAGTATCCAATAGTGGAGACAGAACGTTTATTGCTCCGACCTGTAACCTTGGATGATGCGGAAGCAATGTTTGCTTATGCCTCGGACAAGGATAATACGCGCTACACTTTTCCAACAAATCAAAGCTTAGAAGAAACTAAGAACAACATTGCTCAGTTTTACTTGGCTAATCCCTTGGGCCGGTGGGGAATCGAACTAAAAAGCAATGGTCAGTTTATTGGAACCATTGACTTGCACAAGATTGATCCTGTTATTAAGAAGGCAGCTATTGGCTACATTATCAATCAAAAGTATTGGAATCAAGGATTGACGACAGAAGCCAATCGTGCTGTGATTGAGCTAGCTTTTGAGAAAATTGGAATGAATAAGTTGACCGCCCTTTACGATAAGGACAATCCTGCATCTGGAAAGGTCATGGAGAAATCAGGCATGCATTTTTCACATGCAGAACCATATGCTTGTATGGACCAGCATGAAGAAGGCCAAATTGTCACAAGAGTTCATTATGTCTTGACCAAGGAAGACTATTTTGCAAATAAATAA
- the ald gene encoding alanine dehydrogenase — MLIGIPKEIKNNENRVALTPAGVHSLITRGHRVLIETNAGLGSGFTDADYQKQGAEIVATASEAWAAELVVKVKEPLASEYGYLRNDLLLFTYLHMAAAPELADAMLAAKTTGIAYETVRDSQGHLPLLVPMSEVAGRMAVQIGAHFLTKQAGGSGVLLGGVPGVPKGKVTIIGGGVVGTHAARIALGLGAQVTILDISAKRLSVLEEVFGNQIQTLMSNSFNIEASVKDADVVIGAVLIPGAKAPKLVTDEMVKQMRPGSVIVDVAVDQGGVIATADRVTTHDEPVYEKHGVLHYAVANIPGAVARTSTIALTNVTLPYIEALAGKGFKKAITEDQGLREGVTTYQGYLTSLPVAQGLDKDHTSIDELV, encoded by the coding sequence ATGTTAATCGGAATCCCAAAAGAAATTAAGAATAATGAAAACCGTGTCGCCCTCACACCTGCTGGTGTCCATAGTTTGATCACCCGTGGTCATCGCGTCCTCATCGAGACAAACGCTGGACTCGGTTCAGGATTTACTGATGCAGACTATCAAAAGCAAGGTGCTGAGATTGTCGCTACTGCTAGCGAAGCCTGGGCAGCTGAGTTGGTCGTGAAAGTAAAAGAGCCATTAGCTTCTGAATATGGGTACTTGCGCAACGACCTGCTCCTCTTCACCTACTTGCACATGGCCGCTGCTCCAGAATTAGCAGATGCTATGTTAGCAGCAAAAACAACAGGAATTGCCTATGAAACTGTCCGTGACAGCCAAGGACATCTGCCACTCCTCGTTCCTATGAGTGAAGTTGCTGGCCGTATGGCGGTTCAAATCGGAGCTCACTTCCTTACCAAACAAGCTGGTGGCTCTGGTGTCCTACTTGGTGGTGTACCAGGTGTTCCAAAAGGAAAAGTAACCATCATCGGTGGCGGTGTCGTCGGTACACACGCTGCCCGCATCGCCCTTGGTCTTGGTGCTCAAGTGACTATTTTAGATATCAGTGCTAAGCGTCTCTCGGTTCTAGAAGAAGTCTTTGGAAACCAAATCCAAACTCTTATGTCAAATTCTTTCAACATCGAAGCAAGTGTGAAAGATGCTGATGTGGTGATTGGGGCAGTTCTCATCCCTGGTGCCAAGGCACCGAAATTGGTGACAGATGAGATGGTCAAACAAATGCGTCCAGGATCTGTCATCGTTGACGTCGCCGTTGACCAAGGTGGTGTTATCGCAACAGCAGATCGTGTGACAACGCACGATGAGCCCGTCTATGAAAAACATGGGGTGCTCCACTATGCTGTCGCCAACATCCCTGGTGCCGTAGCTCGTACTTCTACCATCGCCCTGACCAATGTGACCCTTCCTTACATCGAAGCCTTAGCAGGAAAAGGTTTTAAGAAGGCAATCACTGAAGATCAAGGCTTACGTGAAGGAGTTACAACTTATCAAGGTTACTTGACTAGCCTCCCAGTTGCCCAAGGCCTCGATAAAGATCACACGTCTATCGACGAACTTGTTTAA